The Paenibacillus sp. YPG26 genome includes a window with the following:
- a CDS encoding LacI family DNA-binding transcriptional regulator, which produces MNPTIKDVAKKANVSIATVSRVLNNLTGYSDKTRQKVLRTIEEMGYQPNMIARGLISKRTQTIGVLFPNVSSSFSSALLHGIEEFAYNHNYSVVVCNTDEDGKRTLKCLQVLREKQVDGIVFASEQLKDEYYNALAVSGIPVVLVSSETDQPGMPYVKVNDREAAYDATEYLIRRGHTRIAMIGGTKSDPLAGVPRVEGYAKALGDHGIPFREEYVAYGDFGFESGCRAMEELHSRSLDITAIFAASDEMAIGALSVAARHGIRIPEELSVIGYDNVELAEMVVPPLTTVNQPLSLMGSTACEKLISMIETGQAAQSTIASHHIVERQTVRTLN; this is translated from the coding sequence ATGAATCCAACAATTAAGGACGTGGCCAAGAAGGCCAACGTATCCATTGCGACGGTATCCCGGGTTCTTAATAATCTGACAGGATATTCGGATAAGACCAGGCAAAAGGTACTTCGGACAATTGAGGAAATGGGCTATCAGCCTAACATGATTGCGCGGGGCTTAATTAGCAAGCGCACACAGACCATAGGTGTACTCTTCCCGAATGTATCCAGCTCCTTCTCATCGGCACTGCTTCATGGAATTGAAGAATTCGCCTACAACCATAACTACAGTGTGGTGGTGTGCAACACGGATGAAGATGGAAAGCGGACACTCAAGTGTCTGCAGGTGCTGCGGGAGAAGCAGGTTGACGGCATTGTCTTCGCAAGTGAGCAGCTTAAGGATGAGTACTATAACGCTCTCGCAGTCTCGGGAATTCCCGTGGTCCTCGTCTCCTCGGAGACGGACCAACCGGGTATGCCTTATGTCAAAGTGAATGATAGGGAGGCAGCCTATGATGCGACCGAATATCTCATTCGCAGAGGGCATACGCGGATTGCCATGATTGGGGGTACGAAAAGTGACCCGCTTGCCGGAGTACCCAGAGTCGAAGGTTACGCGAAGGCGCTTGGCGATCACGGTATTCCTTTTCGGGAAGAATATGTGGCTTATGGGGATTTCGGTTTTGAAAGCGGTTGTAGAGCTATGGAAGAGCTGCACAGCCGTTCCCTGGATATCACAGCTATCTTTGCAGCGAGTGACGAAATGGCCATTGGTGCTCTCTCGGTGGCTGCACGTCATGGGATACGAATTCCAGAGGAGCTCTCAGTAATAGGTTACGATAATGTGGAGCTTGCGGAGATGGTTGTACCCCCGTTAACCACGGTGAATCAGCCTTTAAGCTTAATGGGGAGTACCGCTTGCGAGAAGCTTATCAGTATGATTGAGACCGGCCAGGCTGCCCAGAGCACAATTGCCTCGCACCATATAGTGGAAAGACAGACTGTGAGGACGCTTAATTAA
- a CDS encoding ABC transporter ATP-binding protein, protein MGYILKTSHLTKTFGGSDVVQDVSMKIAQGEIYGFLGPNGAGKTTVMKMITNLIKPTGGEIEVFGEKLTEKSYGVLKRMGSIIEYPIFYDRLSARENLDLHCEYMGFYDKGAVRDALELVKLHNIEKKSVKDFSLGMKQRLGIARAIITKPEFLILDEPINGLDPVGIKELRDIFKMLSQQFGITLLISSHILGEIEQIADTIGVIREGRLVEEVAMSTIREKNTEYIELTTSDYKKAAFVLENKLNIRNYKVIDDKCLRIYSDGISQRDLAKALVNENVDIESLNLKRHSLEDHFLSLIGGGEGVA, encoded by the coding sequence ATGGGATATATACTTAAGACCAGTCACTTAACCAAGACGTTCGGCGGCAGTGATGTGGTGCAGGACGTGAGTATGAAGATAGCGCAGGGTGAGATTTACGGGTTCCTTGGGCCCAACGGTGCCGGCAAGACCACGGTCATGAAGATGATTACGAATCTGATCAAGCCGACAGGCGGGGAGATCGAAGTTTTCGGGGAGAAGCTGACAGAGAAGTCGTACGGCGTGCTTAAGCGGATGGGCAGCATTATCGAATACCCGATATTCTATGACCGGTTGTCAGCCCGTGAGAATCTCGATCTGCACTGTGAATACATGGGCTTCTACGACAAAGGGGCGGTTAGGGATGCGCTGGAGCTTGTGAAGCTGCATAACATTGAGAAGAAGTCAGTCAAGGACTTCTCCCTAGGTATGAAGCAGCGCCTCGGTATCGCCAGGGCTATAATCACCAAGCCGGAATTTCTAATCCTTGATGAACCTATTAATGGTCTTGACCCTGTCGGGATCAAGGAGCTCCGGGATATCTTCAAGATGCTCAGCCAGCAGTTCGGCATTACGCTGCTCATCTCGAGCCATATTCTTGGGGAGATTGAGCAGATTGCCGATACTATAGGTGTGATCCGTGAGGGGCGGCTTGTTGAAGAAGTAGCGATGAGCACGATTCGGGAGAAGAATACGGAATATATTGAGCTGACGACCAGTGACTACAAGAAAGCGGCATTTGTGCTGGAGAATAAGCTGAACATCCGTAATTATAAAGTGATTGACGACAAGTGCCTGCGAATCTATTCGGATGGGATCTCGCAGCGGGACTTGGCCAAAGCTCTGGTGAATGAGAATGTAGACATCGAATCGCTTAATCTGAAGCGGCATTCGCTTGAAGATCACTTCCTTAGCTTGATCGGCGGAGGTGAGGGCGTTGCTTAA
- a CDS encoding response regulator transcription factor yields MQHKILLIEDDPSISEMVRDYLVREGYEVATAFDGHEAETAFAQGGYDLVLLDLMLPGRNGTEVLQLIRQESLVPVLIMSAKDSDVDKALGLGFGADDYITKPFSMIELAARVKAAIRRAGYYAASEQQTESSAGKPLHLGELIIDLDNFSVMKRGEDVKLTAKEFHILRLFATNPNRVFTKAQVYGFVWNDDYFGDDNVINVHMRRLREKIEDDPSHPTYIQTLWGIGYKLGEF; encoded by the coding sequence GTGCAGCATAAGATATTGTTAATAGAAGATGATCCGTCTATAAGTGAAATGGTGCGGGATTATCTGGTCAGAGAAGGTTATGAGGTTGCCACCGCGTTCGATGGGCATGAAGCGGAGACGGCCTTTGCGCAGGGGGGTTATGATCTGGTTCTGCTTGATCTGATGCTTCCGGGACGTAACGGTACGGAGGTGCTTCAGCTGATCCGGCAGGAGAGCCTGGTGCCTGTCCTCATTATGTCCGCCAAGGATAGTGATGTGGACAAAGCGCTGGGACTCGGCTTCGGTGCCGATGATTACATAACCAAGCCATTCTCCATGATTGAGCTTGCTGCCAGGGTGAAGGCGGCGATACGCCGGGCGGGATATTATGCGGCTTCAGAACAGCAGACGGAGTCTTCTGCGGGCAAGCCTCTTCACCTTGGGGAGCTGATCATTGATCTGGATAACTTCTCAGTAATGAAGCGAGGAGAAGATGTGAAGCTGACGGCCAAGGAGTTCCACATTCTAAGGCTCTTCGCAACCAATCCTAACCGGGTGTTCACGAAGGCACAGGTATACGGATTTGTCTGGAATGACGACTATTTCGGCGACGACAATGTAATTAATGTACATATGCGCAGACTGCGCGAGAAGATTGAAGACGATCCATCCCACCCTACGTACATTCAGACGCTGTGGGGCATTGGTTACAAGCTGGGGGAATTCTAA
- a CDS encoding alpha-glucosidase: MDRQWWKESVVYQIYPRSFMDSNGDGIGDLQGIISKLDYLKTLGVDVVWLSPVYESPNDDNGYDISNYQAIMDDFGTIEDWEELLKGLHDRGMKLIMDLVVNHSSDEHQWFVESRKSKDNPYRDYYIWRPGKDGREPNNWGSFFSGSAWEYDKHTDEYFLHLFSRKQPDLNWENPKVRREVYDMMTWWLDKGIDGFRMDVINLISKEQQLLDAEGPEGQYHFGGKSFVNGPRIHEFLQEMNREVLSKYDVMTVGETVDVTPEDAALFVGKDRGELNMVFQFELMGIDSGPNGKWDVTPWTLADFKRVVSKWQTALQGNGWNSLYLNNHDQPRMVSRFGNDSSPELHNVSGKMLATLLHTLQGTPYIYQGEELGMTNVRFESIEDYKDIEILNMHQEYMAAGRDEKTIMESIYSKGRDNARTPMQWNSGPQAGFTTGTPWLPVNPNHVDINAEQAVADPNSIFHYYRRLIELRKQHDIIVYGDYQILREEDEQIYAYLRTLGNEKLLVVLNFYEAPAEFVLPDQVVFSRQELLISNYEVPADSILNHISLRPYEARVYKLQD; encoded by the coding sequence ATGGATAGACAGTGGTGGAAAGAAAGCGTAGTGTATCAAATCTACCCACGGAGCTTTATGGACAGCAACGGGGATGGCATAGGGGATTTGCAGGGTATCATTTCCAAGCTTGATTATCTGAAGACACTAGGCGTGGATGTAGTATGGCTCTCGCCAGTCTATGAGTCTCCTAATGACGACAATGGCTATGATATCAGCAACTATCAGGCGATCATGGATGACTTCGGAACCATTGAGGACTGGGAGGAGCTGCTAAAGGGCCTCCATGACCGTGGGATGAAGCTGATTATGGATCTGGTAGTCAACCACTCCTCAGACGAGCATCAGTGGTTCGTAGAGTCCCGCAAATCCAAGGATAATCCCTATCGTGATTATTATATTTGGCGTCCGGGCAAGGACGGCAGGGAGCCGAACAATTGGGGTTCCTTCTTCAGCGGTTCGGCTTGGGAATACGACAAGCACACCGATGAGTATTTCCTTCATCTGTTCTCCCGCAAGCAGCCGGATCTGAACTGGGAGAATCCGAAAGTCCGCCGGGAAGTGTACGATATGATGACCTGGTGGCTCGATAAAGGCATTGACGGATTCCGGATGGATGTCATCAACCTGATCTCCAAGGAGCAGCAGCTTCTGGATGCGGAGGGGCCGGAAGGCCAGTACCATTTCGGAGGCAAGAGCTTTGTGAATGGGCCGCGTATCCACGAATTTCTTCAGGAGATGAACCGTGAGGTATTGTCTAAATATGATGTGATGACCGTGGGCGAGACAGTCGATGTGACACCCGAAGATGCGGCGCTGTTCGTTGGCAAGGATCGCGGCGAGTTGAACATGGTATTTCAGTTCGAGCTGATGGGCATCGACAGCGGTCCTAACGGCAAGTGGGATGTGACGCCATGGACACTTGCCGATTTCAAACGGGTGGTTAGCAAATGGCAGACCGCGCTCCAGGGCAACGGCTGGAACAGTCTGTACTTGAATAATCATGATCAGCCGCGGATGGTATCACGGTTCGGTAATGATTCATCGCCGGAGCTTCATAATGTATCAGGGAAGATGCTGGCTACCCTGCTCCATACGCTGCAAGGGACGCCTTACATTTACCAGGGTGAAGAGCTTGGCATGACCAATGTGCGCTTTGAATCTATTGAAGATTACAAGGATATTGAAATTCTTAACATGCATCAGGAATATATGGCTGCGGGCAGAGATGAGAAGACAATTATGGAATCCATCTACAGCAAAGGAAGGGACAATGCCCGTACGCCAATGCAGTGGAACAGCGGTCCTCAGGCCGGATTCACCACCGGAACTCCGTGGCTGCCCGTTAACCCTAATCACGTAGACATTAATGCGGAGCAGGCTGTGGCTGATCCGAATTCCATATTCCACTACTATAGAAGATTGATAGAGCTTCGCAAGCAGCATGATATCATCGTCTATGGCGACTATCAGATCCTAAGAGAAGAGGATGAGCAGATCTATGCTTACCTGCGTACTCTTGGCAATGAGAAGCTGCTGGTTGTGCTTAATTTCTACGAGGCTCCGGCGGAATTCGTACTGCCAGACCAAGTTGTGTTCTCCCGGCAAGAGCTGCTGATTAGCAACTACGAAGTGCCGGCAGATAGTATTCTTAACCACATAAGCCTTCGACCATACGAGGCTAGAGTGTACAAGCTGCAAGATTAA
- a CDS encoding sensor histidine kinase yields MILILSLVILILAVLLAMQLMKLRARSRQLDEIHQAVNAIKEAGTLERVLLFTDDVQLQRLLVDMNRLIEDTHQVGAKQRALESSMRRMLSNISHDLKTPLTVVLGYTETMIQDNRLSDEEREKLLHKVHSKAAEVLELINKFFDLAKLESGDKQLPLTPVNAGEVCRRNILSFYDLIHAQGMEVNIEIPESPIFLLSNEEALDRILHNLISNAIRYGSEGKLLGLSLRADESDVVIEVWDRGKGIQESHQDKVFERMYTLEDSRNKSYQGSGLGLTITKRLVEQLNGRITLSSKPDVRTTFTVKFPRMKV; encoded by the coding sequence GTGATCCTGATCTTATCTCTTGTCATCCTCATTCTGGCCGTGCTCCTTGCTATGCAGCTAATGAAGCTCAGGGCCCGTTCCCGGCAGCTGGATGAGATCCATCAGGCGGTAAATGCAATCAAAGAAGCCGGCACCCTGGAACGGGTGCTGCTGTTCACTGACGATGTGCAGCTTCAGCGTCTTCTGGTCGATATGAATCGACTAATTGAGGATACCCATCAGGTCGGGGCGAAGCAGCGAGCACTTGAGTCCTCTATGCGAAGGATGCTCTCCAACATTTCGCATGACCTCAAGACGCCTTTGACCGTAGTCCTGGGGTACACCGAGACCATGATTCAGGATAACCGCCTCTCTGATGAAGAGAGGGAGAAGCTTCTACATAAGGTTCACAGCAAGGCGGCTGAAGTTCTGGAGCTGATCAACAAGTTCTTTGACCTGGCCAAGCTGGAATCCGGAGATAAGCAGCTGCCGCTTACGCCGGTTAATGCGGGTGAAGTATGCCGCAGGAATATCCTCTCCTTCTACGACTTGATCCATGCCCAAGGAATGGAGGTCAACATCGAAATTCCGGAGAGCCCTATCTTCCTTTTATCCAATGAAGAGGCACTTGACCGGATTCTGCACAATCTGATCTCCAATGCGATCCGCTACGGAAGCGAAGGGAAGCTGCTGGGGCTTAGCCTGCGTGCGGATGAATCGGACGTGGTGATCGAAGTATGGGACCGGGGGAAGGGGATCCAGGAGAGTCATCAGGATAAAGTGTTCGAGCGTATGTACACCCTGGAGGATTCAAGGAACAAATCGTATCAGGGAAGCGGCCTTGGGTTAACCATTACCAAGCGGCTTGTAGAGCAGCTGAACGGCCGGATCACGCTGAGCAGCAAGCCTGACGTACGCACGACGTTCACGGTGAAGTTTCCACGAATGAAGGTGTAG